The Setaria italica strain Yugu1 chromosome IX, Setaria_italica_v2.0, whole genome shotgun sequence genome has a window encoding:
- the LOC101756476 gene encoding uncharacterized protein LOC101756476 — protein sequence MEIESAKCECCGLREDCTREYIAGVKAGFGGRWLCGLCSEAVRDEVAAKKRGDLEGAVRDHMSFCAKFGKKGPAFRVADGMRQMLRRRSSDISATSSAAS from the coding sequence ATGGAGATCGAGTCGGCCAAGTGCGAGTGCTGCGGCCTGCGTGAGGACTGCACCCGGGAGTACATCGCCGGCGTGAAGGCGGGCTTCGGCGGGCGGTGGCTCTGCGGGCTGTGCTCGGAGGCGGTGCGGGACGAGGTCGCCGCCAAGAAGCGCGGCGACCTCGAGGGCGCCGTCAGGGACCACATGTCCTTCTGCGCCAAGTTCGGCAAGAAGGGCCCCGCCTTCCGCGTCGCCGACGGCATGCGCCAGATGCTGCGCCGGCGCTCCAGCGacatctccgccacctcctccgccgcctcatgA
- the LOC101768142 gene encoding uncharacterized protein LOC101768142 yields the protein MPDIKLPHFAAAPPPPVVVFQDDDPLEPRPAAGGAQAAPAANGGLVLKVQCEFPALGRGASWDKFAVLVDAKAPADVARAPLDLVTVLDVSGSMNGQKLELVKRAMCFVVDQLGPADRLSVVTFSNAAWRITHLARMSAAGKAAAKLAVERLVVVGGTNIGQGLLVGTQVLLGRRHRNAVASMILLSDGQDTCLPPAIAQPNGGVAKSYASLVPRSFASAGSRPGPIHTFGFGADHDAAAMHAIAEATGGTFSFVQDQAAIQDSFARCVGGLLSVAVQETRVAVTCLHRGVRVQDVKSGSYESNVAADGRAATIDAGELYDDERRLFLVLVYVPRARATEEVTRLVKVSCTYGDAATGQTAHAAAPAAVIQRPLELEHMPPPSIEVERERVRLAAAEGIAAARAVERSAPGAAGDDPTCEAIKEELRDLSARVGDRREYQQTGRACLLAGMSSHAQQRASGVELQGSAGKAAATATTRAYLTPKMEEMVDLSRESSRKRGSSQRPGGRSEQVIKQVKQDLSENF from the exons ATGCCGGACATCAAACTTCCCCActtcgcggcggcgccgccgccgcccgttgtCGTGTTCCAAGACGACGACCCATTGGAGCCTCGGCCTGCCGCCGGCGGGGCGCAGGCCGCCCCGGCAGCCAACGGCGGCCTGGTCCTCAAGGTGCAGTGCGAGTTCCCGGCGCTCGGGAGGGGCGCGTCCTGGGACAAGTTTGCGGTGCTCGTGGACGCCAAGGCTCCCGCCGACGTGGCGCGCGCGCCGCTGGACCTCGTCACCGTGCTCGACGTCAGCGGCAGCATGAATGGCCAGAAGCTGGAGCTGGTGAAGCGTGCCATGTGCTTCGTCGTCGACCAGCTGGGCCCCGCCGACCGCCTCTCCGTGGTCACCTTCTCCAACGCCGCGTGGCGCATCACCCACCTCGCACGCATGTCGGCCGCCGGGAAGGCCGCGGCGAAGCTGGCCGTGGAGCGCCTCGTCGTCGTGGGAGGCACCAACATTGGCCAGGGCCTCCTCGTGGGCACCCAGGTgctcctcggccgccgccacaGGAACGCCGTCGCCAGCATGATCCTCCTCTCCGACGGGCAGGACACGTGCCTCCCGCCTGCGATCGCCCAGCCGAACGGTGGCGTCGCCAAGAGTTACGCGAGCCTCGTGCCGCGCTCGTTCGCGTCGGCCGGCTCCCGGCCCGGGCCGATCCACACGTTCGGCTTCGGCGCCGACCACGACGCCGCCGCGATGCACGCCATCGCGGAGGCCACCGGCGGCACCTTCTCCTTCGTCCAGGACCAGGCGGCGATCCAGGACTCGTTCGCGCGCTGCGTCGGCGGGCTCCTCTCCGTCGCCGTGCAGGAGACGCGCGTCGCCGTCACGTGCCTGCACCGGGGCGTGCGGGTCCAGGACGTCAAGTCCGGATCCTACGAGAGCaacgtcgccgccgacggccgcgccgccaccatcgACGCCGGCGAGCTCTACGACGACGAGAGGAGGCTCTTCCTGGTGCTCGTGTACGTGCCGAGGGCCCGCGCGACGGAGGAGGTCACCCGCCTCGTCAAGGTCAGCTGCACCTACGGCGACGCCGCGACAGGGCAGacggcccacgccgccgcccccgccgcggtgATCCAGAGGCCGCTGGAGCTGGAACacatgccgccgccgtccatcgaGGTCGAGCGGGAGCGCGTCCGGCTCGCGGCGGCCGAGGGcatcgcggcggcgcgggcg GTGGAGCGgtcggcgccgggggcggccggcgacgacccGACGTGCGAGGCGatcaaggaggagctccgcgACCTGAGCGCCCGCGTCGGCGACCGGCGGGAGTACCAGCAGACGGGGCGCGCGTGCCTGCTCGCCGGCATGAGCTCGCACGCGCAGCAGCGAGCGTCAGGGGTGGAGCTGCAGGGGTCGGCGGGGAaggctgctgctactgctactaCTAGGGCGTACCTGACTCCCAAGATGGAGGAGATGGTGGATCTGTCGCGTGAGAGCAGCAGGAAGCGTGGCAGCAGCCAGAGGCCAGGCGGCAGGTCCGAGCAGGTTATTAAACAGGTCAAGCAAGATCTCAGCGAGAATTTCTGA
- the LOC101756881 gene encoding uncharacterized protein LOC101756881: MLGRMAGGVADAEQRDASSDRGRHAGTAVPPSPLSAPPKLFLADDSGVCRVSPVPVEAAAVMSPTSTLQAAVDSPTSPAAKVGAFSSHGASSSSGGDRRCKSRSRRCHRRPAWEAARNAGLGLAGALNGDDAVPHAATVLRGQSLRSPAFAVNGHLARSSSPQGRRCLMMSPTEMEASEDYTRVIARGGPNPRTTHIFDDRVVVDGCGGFSIGAGGEDDESFLRWCHGCSKDLGQGKDIFMYRGEMAFCSHECRYREMLLFDEES; this comes from the exons ATGCTGGGGAGGATGGCGGGAGgagtcgccgacgccgagcagCGCGACGCCTCGTCCGATCGCGGCCGTCACGCGGgcaccgccgtcccgccgtctcCCTTGTCGGCGCCCCCCAAGCTGTTCTTGGCTGATGATAGTGGCGTTTGCCGCGTGTCGCCGGTGCCggtggaggccgccgccgtcatgaGCCCCACCTCCACCCTGCAAGCGGCTGTCGACAGCCCCACGTCTCCGGCGGCCAAGGTCGGCGCGTTCTCCAGTCACGGGGCGAGCTCGTCATCCGGCGGCGACCGCCGGTGCAAGAGCAGGAGCCGCAGGTGCCACCGCCGCCCTGCCTGGGAGGCGGCGAGGAACGCCGGGcttggcctcgccggcgccctgaACGGCGACGACGCCGTCCCCCACGCGGCGACGGTCCTGAGAGGACAGAGCCTCCGGAGCCCCGCGTTCGCCGTCAACGGCCACTtggcgcgctcctcctccccgcaaGGCCGCCGGTGCCTGATGATGTCGCCGACGGAGATGGAGGCGTCGGAGGACTACACCCGCGTCATCGCCCGCGGGGGGCCGAACCCGAGGACGACGCACATATTCGACGaccgcgtcgtcgtcgacggctGCGGCGGGTTCTCCAtcggagccggcggcgaggacgatgAGTCGTTCCTGAGGTGGTGCCATGGATGCAGCAAGGACCTTGGGCAGGGCAAGGACATCTTCATGTACAG GGGCGAGATGGCCTTCTGCAGCCACGAGTGCCGCTACCGCGAGATGCTGCTCTTCGACGAAGAATCCTGA